In Tamandua tetradactyla isolate mTamTet1 chromosome 7, mTamTet1.pri, whole genome shotgun sequence, the following are encoded in one genomic region:
- the LOC143690095 gene encoding olfactory receptor 6C74-like yields MKNHTLVTTFILLGLTDDPNWQIVIFLFLFLTYLLSITGNLTIILLTLVDSHLKTPMYFFLRNFSLLEISLTSTCIPRFLFSIVTTDKTISYDACVTQLFFFIFLSASEFFLLAAMSYDRYVAICKPLHYATIMSSRVCTQLVLSSWSSGLLTISPGLIMGLKLEFCDANVIDHFACDYSPVLQLSCTDTHVIELLSFILAIVTLLLTLALVTLSYVNIMRTILKIPSAQQRKKAFSTCSSHMTVISISYGSCIFMYIKPSAEERVSLNKVVALLSTSVAPVLNPFIYTLRNKQVKQALKNIIINQVFITLK; encoded by the coding sequence ATGAAGAACCATACACTGGTGACAACATTCATTCTACTTGGACTGACAGATGACCCCAATTGGCaaattgtaattttcctttttctatttctaacatatttattgagtatcacTGGAAATCTGACAATCATCCTGCTCACCCTGGTGGATTCCCACCTCAAAacacccatgtatttcttccttcgGAATTTCTCCTTATTAGAAATCTCACTGACATCTACCTGCATCCCTAGATTCCTGTTCAGCATTGTGACTACAGATAAAACAATTTCCTATGATGCTTGTGTAACgcaattgttttttttcatcttcttgagTGCATCGGAGTTTTTCCTGTTGGCTGCCatgtcctatgaccgctatgtggccatctgcaaacCCCTTCATTATGCCACCATTATGAGCAGCAGAGTCTGCACCCAGCTGGTCCTCAGCTCTTGGTCGAGTGGGCTGTTAACCATCTCTCCTGGCCTTATCATGGGCCTGAAGTTGGAATTCTGTGATGCCAATGTTATTGACCACTTTGCTTGTGACTATTCTCCTGTCCTGCAGCTCTCCTGCACAGATACACATGTGATAGaactgttaagttttattttagccattgtcACACTCCTGCTTACGTTGGCCCTGGTGACACTTTCTTATGTAAATATCATGAGAACAATTCTGAAGATCCCTTCTGCCCAGCAGAGGAAAAAGGCATTTTCTACCTGTTCCTCCCACATGACTGTCATTTCTATCTCTTATGGCAGctgtatttttatgtatattaagCCTTCTGCAGAGGAAAGGGTATCTTTAAACAAGGTGGTAGCACTACTCAGCACTTCAGTTGCACCTGTGttaaatccatttatttatactctaagaaataaacaagtgaaacaagccctgaaaaatataataattaatcAGGTTTTTATTACCTTAAAATGA